From a region of the Cherax quadricarinatus isolate ZL_2023a chromosome 32, ASM3850222v1, whole genome shotgun sequence genome:
- the LOC128705862 gene encoding innexin inx2, with the protein MHDVFGGIRTLMKVDSIDIDNNVFRLHYKVTMFILVAFSLLITQKQYFGDPIDCLVDGVDAEIMDTYCWIHTTYTIPALVGGEVGVEIAHPGVAPDTIIGQGQQKHEVKHHKYYQWVTLFLYLQAIMFYIPRYLWKMWEEGKVKMLVAQLDTPIVDSEAKKARKDLLVNYFTLNLHSQNMYAFKFFICEALNFVNIIGQMYLTNRFLGYEFSTYGTRVINFSKQELGTRHDPMDEVFPKVAKCTFYKYGATASHEKFDGLCVLPLNVVSEKIFIFLWFWFIIVAVCSALGVVYRLTTFVPMVRNVILRVQARLSDRSTVECVTHNCQIGDWFLLYQLGKNMDPLIYKEFIFELANSLQKNAT; encoded by the exons ATGCATGACGTATTCGGAGGCATTCGTACATTGATGAAAGTCGATTCCATCGACATCGACAACAATGTTTTCCGTCTCCATTACAAGGTCACGATGTTCATCTTGGTAGCGTTTAGCTTGTTGATAACCCAGAAGCAATACTTTGGTGATCCCATCGACTGTCTGGTGGACGGAGTGGACGCAGAGATCATGGATACCTACTGCTGgatccacaccacctacaccatcccagctctggtgggtggtgaggtgggCGTGGAGATCGCCCACCCGGGCGTAGCTCCAGACACCATCATAGGACAGGGACAGCAGAAACACGAAGTCAAGCATCACAAGTACTACCAGTGGGTCACTCTCTTCCTATACCTGCAG GCCATTATGTTCTACATCCCGCGGTATTTGTGGAAGATGTGGGAAGAAGGTAAAGTTAAGATGTTGGTCGCTCAACTTGACACACCAATCGTGGACAGCGAAGCCAAGAAAGCTCGCAAGGACCTCTTGGTTAACTACTTCACCCTCAACTTACACTCTCAAAACATGTACGCCTTCAAGTTCTTTATCTGCGAGGCTCTGAACTTCGTCAATATCATTGGGCAGATGTACCTGACCAACAG ATTTCTAGGCTACGAATTCTCGACCTATGGTACGCGAGTGATTAACTTCAGCAAGCAGGAGTTGGGTACCAGACACGACCCCATGGACGAGGTGTTCCCCAAGGTAGCCAAGTGCACCTTCTACAAGTATGGTGCCACAGCATCTCATGAGAAGTTTGACGGCCTCTGTGTCCTTCCCCTTAACGTTGTCAGCGAGAAGATCTTCATTTTCTTGTGGTTCTG GTTCATCATAGTGGCTGTGTGCTCAGCACTTGGCGTGGTGTACCGCTTGACCACCTTCGTACCCATGGTCAGGAATGTTATACTGAGAGTACAAGCTCGCCTCAGCGACAGGTCCACTGTTGAATGCGTCACCCATAATTGCCAGATAGGAGATTGGTTCCTTCTGTACCAATTAG GCAAGAACATGGATCCACTGATCTACAAGGAATTTATCTTCGAACTGGCCAATAGTCTTCAAAAGAATGCCACATAA